A genomic segment from Nocardiopsis sp. Huas11 encodes:
- a CDS encoding SigB/SigF/SigG family RNA polymerase sigma factor — protein sequence MEGAESAEAALREIGRLPEDDPRVEQLREQVVLVYAPFVRRVALRYRGHGEPYEDVRQTAMVGLLKAVHGFDPDRGSPFVSYLLPTVLGEIKRHFRDHTWAMRVPRQHQENRARLRTAIGVFEQEHAREPTTREIAGLLDMRESEAVELLQADQAYRALSLDVPDSWNGEGSESTSPEDRLGTEDEGLELVEERESLRPALARLSEREKRLVTLRFFGDKSQSEIAAELGYSQMHVSRLLAAVLQRLREDVGACDSKQD from the coding sequence ATCGAAGGAGCCGAGTCCGCGGAAGCGGCATTGAGGGAGATCGGGAGACTGCCCGAGGACGACCCCCGAGTCGAGCAACTGCGCGAACAGGTCGTCCTCGTCTACGCCCCCTTCGTCCGCCGTGTCGCGCTCAGATACCGCGGACACGGCGAGCCCTACGAGGATGTACGCCAGACGGCCATGGTCGGACTGCTCAAGGCCGTCCACGGATTCGATCCGGACCGCGGCAGTCCCTTCGTCTCCTACCTGCTGCCCACGGTCCTGGGCGAGATCAAACGGCACTTCCGCGACCACACGTGGGCGATGCGCGTGCCGCGTCAGCACCAGGAGAACCGTGCTCGGCTGCGGACCGCCATCGGTGTGTTCGAACAGGAGCACGCGCGCGAACCGACGACCCGGGAGATCGCCGGACTCCTCGACATGCGCGAGAGCGAGGCCGTCGAACTCCTCCAGGCCGACCAGGCCTACCGGGCCCTGTCCCTGGACGTGCCCGACAGCTGGAACGGGGAGGGCTCGGAGAGCACCAGCCCCGAGGACCGGCTCGGCACCGAGGACGAGGGCCTGGAGCTGGTGGAAGAGCGCGAGTCGCTGCGCCCCGCCCTGGCGCGGCTGAGTGAGCGGGAGAAGCGACTGGTCACCTTGCGGTTCTTCGGTGACAAGTCGCAGTCGGAGATCGCCGCGGAGCTCGGTTACTCCCAGATGCACGTCTCCCGCCTTCTGGCGGCCGTCCTCCAGCGGCTCCGCGAGGACGTGGGCGCGTGCGACTCGAAGCAGGACTGA